The Fibrobacterota bacterium genome has a segment encoding these proteins:
- a CDS encoding AAA family ATPase — MDTVRIDNVEIHLAKPVGLKPEWIGQEEPLTQLMACWLAVHPDDQPLCPRLVGHPGLGKTTLAMAAARKRGQNAYVLQCTADTRPEDLIITPVLGEKGNIKYQASALVSAMLTGGCAILDEGNRMSEKSWASLAPLLDDRRQVDSLVAGVTILAHKDFRCVVTMNEDDSTFEIPDYIMSRIQPAIELPFPKAEEELRILRYNLPSAPEDLIRICVGFLQQAHGLDLPYSIRDGLNAIRFAEKLNELRPGKWEALFAVAVRQVLGDEALDMESLAERRRREGRLPNMQLGDFFFDEDNPLNPDRD; from the coding sequence ATGGATACCGTGCGCATCGACAATGTCGAGATCCATCTGGCGAAGCCGGTGGGGCTCAAGCCCGAATGGATCGGCCAGGAAGAGCCGCTTACCCAGTTGATGGCCTGTTGGCTCGCCGTCCATCCCGATGACCAACCTCTTTGCCCCCGCCTGGTGGGCCATCCCGGTCTGGGCAAAACCACCCTGGCCATGGCGGCCGCCCGCAAGCGCGGGCAAAACGCCTATGTCCTGCAATGCACCGCCGACACGCGGCCCGAGGATCTCATCATCACCCCGGTGTTGGGCGAGAAGGGGAACATCAAGTACCAGGCTTCGGCCCTGGTCTCGGCGATGCTGACGGGAGGTTGCGCCATCCTCGACGAAGGCAACCGCATGTCCGAGAAATCCTGGGCCTCCCTGGCTCCGTTGCTGGACGATCGCAGGCAGGTCGACTCGCTCGTGGCGGGCGTAACGATCCTTGCCCATAAGGATTTCCGCTGCGTCGTAACCATGAACGAGGACGATTCGACTTTCGAGATCCCCGACTACATCATGTCGCGCATCCAGCCCGCCATCGAACTGCCTTTCCCCAAGGCGGAGGAAGAGCTGCGCATCCTGCGTTACAACCTTCCCTCCGCGCCCGAAGATCTGATCCGCATCTGCGTGGGATTCTTGCAACAGGCCCATGGCCTCGATCTCCCCTACTCCATCCGCGACGGCCTGAACGCCATCCGCTTCGCGGAGAAACTGAACGAGCTCCGTCCCGGCAAGTGGGAAGCCCTTTTCGCCGTCGCCGTACGCCAGGTGTTGGGCGACGAGGCCCTGGACATGGAATCCCTGGCCGAACGCCGCCGGCGCGAAGGCCGCCTGCCCAACATGCAACTGGGCGATTTCTTTTTCGACGAGGACAATCCGTTGAACCCGGATCGGGATTGA
- a CDS encoding response regulator transcription factor, whose amino-acid sequence MSGQQTEKAAARILIVDDHPVVRQGLKMALGQAGFFVCGEAEGMADAMSILESAKPDLILADLDLEGASGIDLIKAVKETHPDLPVLVLSMHDEDAYAERALRAGARGYLMKHSPPERLAEGVRQALAGEIILSESMKRKILLGLAGRREPAAATAIDKLTDRELEVFRLLGEGMTTRRIAERLSISVKTVEAHIAHLKSKLGAESGRELQHRAYSWSSGGKPAAGPAD is encoded by the coding sequence ATGTCGGGACAGCAAACGGAAAAGGCTGCAGCGCGCATCTTGATCGTGGATGATCATCCGGTCGTGCGGCAGGGTCTTAAAATGGCCTTGGGCCAAGCGGGATTTTTCGTGTGCGGCGAAGCGGAAGGCATGGCCGATGCCATGAGCATTTTGGAGTCGGCCAAACCGGACCTCATCCTCGCCGATCTGGATCTCGAAGGCGCCAGCGGGATTGACCTGATCAAGGCCGTCAAGGAGACGCATCCGGATCTGCCCGTACTGGTCCTCTCCATGCATGACGAGGACGCTTATGCGGAACGCGCGCTGCGCGCCGGCGCCCGCGGCTACTTGATGAAACATTCCCCGCCGGAAAGGCTCGCCGAAGGCGTACGCCAGGCGCTCGCGGGGGAAATCATCCTGAGCGAAAGCATGAAGCGGAAAATCCTGTTGGGCCTCGCGGGCCGGCGGGAACCCGCGGCGGCAACGGCAATCGACAAGCTCACCGATCGCGAGTTGGAAGTCTTCCGCCTCCTGGGCGAGGGGATGACCACCCGGCGCATCGCGGAGCGGCTCTCCATCAGCGTCAAGACGGTGGAAGCCCACATCGCGCACCTGAAGAGCAAGCTCGGGGCCGAATCCGGCCGGGAGTTGCAGCATAGGGCCTATTCCTGGTCCTCGGGCGGTAAGCCCGCGGCCGGGCCCGCCGATTAG
- a CDS encoding chitobiase/beta-hexosaminidase C-terminal domain-containing protein: MVPPGDSGWVGSTSFSFNTDGGLLTPFNGKIMYTLDGSAPQKNETGSTIRYYPGDRITLESTTTVRAIHVSGTSVSSEISADFVRAKVPKPVARYNGNTHFYPTLACSLSVATIKNPTTLRYTLDGSAPGPASPIYAGTAIPLSKSTIVEAYATATGYDDSDPLKVDFVLDQAATPVIDPAPGSFKTTSLTVHIKSATAGAHIRYTIDPTANAPEKWTLMTGDSLTFAAGHDGDSIQLRAQAFVSTYQVSAIQSAKFTYLPAVAAPVFNPAAKTFYDTLWVRMTSATAGATVRYTDDGTTPTATSLDGSAALLIQKSDTLKAKAFKDKHDPSAMSAAAYIMQLSQPTSDKPDGEYTGSLTIHLRKVNPSASIYYFLDGNIPGLLPNGTVNGIRADSTGAITLSADGATVVNAIAVASGVSSTVAQFTYTRQPTITTYSTPDIDPVSREFIDTLSIRMITTDANVEIHYTLSANGRDPTVNDPVAVSGQSILLDSSAVLRCYATARAGTPSPLKASGINEMRYTLRPSVPTVFPVPGADPVAPGTMVTLKSRTKGGLIHYSLDPNADLSKTAGYPDSVSISLTTSATINAETMLGSGSNLVASGVLTVHYDVYASAPSDTLAVNGIRPISGGFAYQNQSPQPVIAKVRTADGMGLTGFTDISLVVSLQAMDPGQLLKVIFTKPAGTKVSLYRYAGGVVEFVPGKDSNILTLPGDYFTAVDVQPPLISIERQIPRDGDSTTVRIKITDNVSNPTCEITSPGLKGGSVSRKLDTAGVANVNVKGDAKNPASLWLRVVSRDAYDSSRMPPEPTGKIYVAQQWSQVATPNVLMIGQGKDQELWDLAGLPVGPGAGISWAQLHADNPDMQACVWRNGGYDSLNDSDRIAQGMAFWIGSRSQHSNLNLSQLQAGESDAKGTYRIRVKPGWNQITSPYLDTVYWPITPAVSQGGSTFLKAPYRYARKTQGTWTQTDTLMPWIGYFVFYYGSLDTLVTVYSSAAARPAAKAAAWMGDAFGKPSAGALPAASLSLELSADAIPTLRLGARSWAQNDIGPEDEPRPPAWGRSSAAWALRGTGSLLTDLVRLQPGSVSRWQVVIDPGEKGIGNLRVKEADLPAGYEAWAVSRARGLKFRLNPGTAIPASSGFTDTLSVFAGTAEALAGIGELARAPESVDALAFALERNHSQAVLRIDLPWIGRVEADVYTLSGRRLAGLNAGPLGPGIYRLPLLIGSHPETLFLRLRIAGPNGSQAFSRILAP; this comes from the coding sequence ATGGTTCCCCCGGGCGATTCCGGCTGGGTCGGCTCCACCTCCTTTTCCTTCAATACGGACGGCGGCTTGCTGACCCCCTTCAACGGCAAGATTATGTACACCTTGGACGGGAGCGCGCCCCAAAAGAACGAGACAGGGTCCACGATCCGGTACTATCCCGGGGACCGGATAACCTTGGAAAGTACGACCACGGTGCGGGCCATCCACGTATCCGGCACCAGCGTCAGCAGTGAAATAAGCGCCGATTTCGTGCGCGCCAAGGTGCCCAAGCCGGTGGCCCGTTACAATGGCAATACCCATTTCTATCCGACCTTGGCTTGCTCGTTAAGCGTGGCAACGATCAAGAACCCCACCACGCTCCGATATACCCTGGACGGTTCCGCGCCCGGCCCCGCAAGCCCCATTTACGCGGGAACGGCAATACCGTTAAGCAAGTCCACGATCGTGGAGGCTTACGCCACCGCGACCGGCTACGATGACAGCGATCCCCTGAAAGTGGATTTCGTCTTGGATCAGGCTGCCACGCCCGTCATCGATCCGGCCCCGGGTAGCTTCAAGACCACCAGCCTCACCGTGCACATTAAAAGCGCGACTGCCGGCGCGCATATCCGGTACACGATCGATCCTACCGCCAACGCCCCGGAAAAATGGACCCTCATGACGGGCGATTCCCTGACCTTCGCGGCCGGTCACGACGGGGACTCCATCCAATTGCGGGCGCAAGCCTTCGTGAGCACCTACCAGGTCAGCGCGATCCAGTCCGCGAAGTTCACCTACCTGCCCGCGGTCGCCGCACCCGTATTCAACCCGGCGGCGAAAACCTTTTACGATACCCTGTGGGTGCGGATGACGAGCGCCACCGCCGGAGCGACCGTCAGGTATACGGACGATGGCACGACCCCCACCGCTACCTCATTGGACGGAAGCGCCGCGCTCTTGATCCAGAAGTCGGACACGCTCAAGGCGAAAGCCTTCAAGGATAAGCACGATCCCAGCGCCATGTCCGCCGCGGCTTACATCATGCAGTTGTCCCAGCCGACCTCCGATAAGCCTGACGGTGAATATACCGGCTCCCTCACCATCCATCTCCGCAAGGTGAACCCCAGCGCGTCCATCTATTATTTCCTGGACGGAAACATTCCCGGATTACTGCCCAACGGCACGGTCAACGGAATACGGGCCGATTCCACGGGAGCCATCACCCTCTCTGCGGACGGGGCGACGGTCGTGAACGCCATAGCCGTGGCATCCGGGGTTTCCAGCACGGTGGCCCAATTCACCTATACCCGGCAGCCGACCATTACCACTTATTCCACGCCCGATATCGATCCCGTCTCCCGCGAATTCATCGACACCCTCTCCATCCGCATGATTACGACGGATGCGAACGTCGAAATCCACTATACGCTTTCGGCGAACGGACGCGATCCCACCGTGAATGATCCCGTGGCCGTCTCGGGACAGTCCATCTTGCTCGATTCCAGCGCGGTGCTTCGTTGCTACGCCACCGCGCGCGCGGGAACGCCATCCCCCTTGAAAGCGAGCGGCATCAACGAAATGAGGTATACGCTCAGGCCCTCCGTGCCTACGGTATTTCCCGTTCCCGGCGCAGACCCGGTCGCGCCCGGCACCATGGTCACCCTGAAGAGCCGGACCAAGGGCGGGCTCATCCACTACTCCCTCGACCCCAACGCCGACTTGTCGAAAACCGCGGGCTATCCCGATTCGGTTTCGATCAGCCTCACCACGAGCGCGACCATCAACGCGGAAACCATGCTCGGAAGCGGCTCAAACTTAGTCGCCAGCGGCGTTTTGACCGTGCACTACGATGTTTATGCTTCCGCGCCGTCGGATACTCTCGCCGTGAACGGCATCCGCCCCATCTCGGGAGGATTCGCGTACCAGAACCAATCGCCCCAGCCGGTGATCGCCAAAGTGCGTACCGCGGACGGCATGGGGCTCACGGGATTCACGGACATTTCCCTGGTGGTATCCTTGCAGGCGATGGATCCGGGTCAGCTTCTCAAGGTTATCTTTACCAAGCCCGCGGGGACCAAGGTTTCCCTGTACCGATATGCCGGGGGAGTCGTCGAATTCGTCCCCGGCAAGGACAGTAATATCCTGACCCTCCCGGGGGATTACTTCACCGCCGTGGACGTTCAGCCGCCGCTCATCTCCATCGAGAGGCAAATCCCGCGGGACGGGGATTCCACCACGGTGCGCATCAAGATCACCGATAACGTGTCCAACCCCACTTGCGAAATCACCAGCCCCGGGCTCAAGGGCGGCTCGGTATCGCGGAAGCTGGACACCGCCGGCGTCGCGAACGTGAACGTGAAAGGCGATGCCAAGAATCCCGCCTCGCTTTGGCTGCGGGTGGTCTCCCGGGACGCCTACGATTCTTCCCGCATGCCTCCGGAACCCACCGGAAAGATCTACGTCGCCCAGCAATGGTCCCAAGTGGCGACGCCGAACGTCCTGATGATCGGGCAAGGCAAAGACCAGGAATTATGGGATCTGGCGGGCTTGCCGGTGGGCCCCGGCGCGGGAATCAGCTGGGCGCAACTCCACGCCGACAATCCCGATATGCAAGCCTGCGTGTGGCGCAACGGCGGCTACGATTCGTTGAATGATTCCGATCGCATCGCGCAGGGCATGGCTTTCTGGATCGGCAGCCGATCGCAACATTCCAACTTGAACCTGTCCCAATTGCAAGCCGGCGAATCCGACGCCAAGGGAACTTACCGGATCCGCGTGAAACCGGGATGGAACCAGATCACCAGCCCTTACCTTGATACCGTTTATTGGCCCATTACCCCGGCCGTCAGCCAGGGGGGATCCACCTTCCTGAAAGCCCCGTACCGCTATGCGCGCAAAACCCAAGGGACGTGGACGCAAACCGATACCCTCATGCCCTGGATCGGTTATTTCGTGTTCTACTACGGAAGCCTCGATACGCTGGTCACGGTGTATTCCTCCGCCGCCGCCCGCCCTGCCGCGAAAGCGGCCGCATGGATGGGGGATGCATTCGGGAAGCCCTCCGCTGGCGCTCTCCCGGCCGCTTCCCTGAGCCTGGAACTTTCCGCGGATGCTATCCCGACCTTGCGTTTGGGCGCGCGGTCCTGGGCCCAAAACGACATCGGACCGGAAGACGAGCCGAGGCCCCCGGCCTGGGGCCGAAGCTCCGCGGCCTGGGCATTACGCGGAACCGGAAGCCTGCTCACCGATCTTGTGCGCCTCCAGCCGGGTTCCGTCTCCCGCTGGCAGGTAGTGATCGATCCCGGAGAGAAGGGGATCGGGAACCTGCGCGTAAAGGAAGCGGATTTACCTGCCGGCTATGAAGCATGGGCGGTTTCCCGCGCGCGCGGACTCAAATTCCGCTTAAACCCCGGGACCGCGATTCCGGCATCGTCCGGATTTACCGATACCCTGTCCGTATTCGCGGGCACGGCGGAAGCATTGGCGGGAATTGGCGAATTGGCCCGTGCGCCCGAATCCGTGGATGCATTGGCCTTTGCCTTGGAGCGGAATCATAGCCAGGCGGTTCTCAGAATCGATCTCCCGTGGATCGGTCGGGTCGAGGCGGATGTCTACACCCTTTCGGGACGCCGCCTGGCGGGCTTGAACGCGGGTCCATTGGGTCCAGGGATCTACCGGCTGCCCTTACTCATTGGTTCCCATCCGGAAACCCTGTTTTTGCGGCTTCGCATCGCCGGGCCGAACGGCAGCCAGGCATTCTCCCGCATTTTGGCTCCTTAG
- the thiD gene encoding bifunctional hydroxymethylpyrimidine kinase/phosphomethylpyrimidine kinase has product MPNPNRPRIALALSGSDPSGGAGLEADLKVFQSHGVYGMAVPTLLTVQNTLGVRRVKTLEPAFFEEQVAFLLEDIFPDAIKIGAIGDRRMLQALVRLLSQERFAKVPVVIDTVMGATSGASLFDMRGLSEFIDRLLPRAAVITPNVPEFDLLTGKATTPENAAEHLHAFGRDKPYAILLKGGHFPGPPMDFLWHAGALRSYTGERIDTPHTHGTGCALASALAANLALGLPVPEAAAQARAYVREAIRRNPGLGNGRGPLGLHVAR; this is encoded by the coding sequence TTGCCGAACCCTAACCGCCCGCGTATCGCCCTCGCCCTTTCCGGATCGGATCCCAGCGGGGGCGCCGGGCTCGAAGCCGATCTGAAGGTCTTCCAGAGCCACGGCGTTTACGGGATGGCCGTGCCCACCTTGCTTACCGTGCAGAACACCCTCGGGGTGCGACGGGTGAAGACCCTCGAACCCGCGTTCTTCGAGGAGCAGGTCGCTTTCCTGCTCGAGGATATCTTCCCGGACGCGATCAAGATCGGCGCCATCGGCGATCGCCGCATGCTCCAGGCTTTGGTGCGGCTTCTCTCGCAAGAACGCTTCGCCAAGGTCCCGGTGGTAATCGATACCGTGATGGGAGCGACCTCCGGCGCCTCGCTCTTCGACATGAGGGGGTTGTCCGAGTTCATCGATCGCCTGTTGCCCCGGGCGGCGGTCATCACCCCTAACGTGCCCGAATTCGACTTGCTGACCGGTAAGGCCACCACTCCCGAAAACGCCGCCGAGCACTTGCACGCGTTCGGCCGGGACAAGCCTTACGCCATCCTTCTCAAGGGCGGCCACTTCCCGGGCCCGCCCATGGATTTCCTCTGGCACGCGGGAGCCCTGCGCAGCTATACGGGAGAGCGCATCGATACGCCGCATACCCATGGGACCGGCTGCGCGCTGGCCTCGGCCCTGGCGGCGAACCTGGCTTTGGGCCTGCCGGTGCCGGAAGCCGCGGCCCAGGCGCGGGCATACGTGCGCGAGGCCATCCGCCGCAATCCCGGCTTGGGGAACGGACGCGGCCCATTGGGCCTGCACGTGGCGCGCTAA